One window of Podarcis raffonei isolate rPodRaf1 chromosome 15, rPodRaf1.pri, whole genome shotgun sequence genomic DNA carries:
- the FZD9 gene encoding frizzled-9: MAGLLPLPLRVLLAMLVAASPGARALELLGGAGVGAYDASERLGGGRGSGRCQAIEIPMCQGIGYNLTRMPNLLGHEHQGEAALKLHEFAPLVAYGCHGHLLFFLCSLYAPMCTDQVSSSIPACRPMCEQARQRCAPIMAHFHFGWPEALDCARLPTKHDPHALCMEAPENATAEPQRGAGMLPVAPRPARPAVEGRPPPAGSPPGSAPGGPCANGDKFQFVAKSASCAPRCSPGVDVYWARRDKDFAFIWMAVWATLCFASTAFTVLTFLLEPQRFQYPERPIIFLSMCYNVYSVAFLIRSVAGAEAIACDREDGQLYVIQEGLESTGCTLVFLLLYYFGMASSLWWVVLTLTWFLAAGKKWGHEAIEAHSSYFHLAAWGVPAMKTIVILTMRKVAGDELTGLCYVASLDVAALTGFVLIPLSCYLVVGTSFILTGFVALFHIRKIMKTGGTNTEKLEKLMVKIGVFSILYTVPATCVIVCYFYERLNVEYWTLRALEHGCLPFPGRRSLDCTLEASVPTVAIFMLKIFMSLVVGITSGVWVWSSKTLQTWQNLCNRKLGGRTRGKPCSGVTCTGTHCHYKVPAVVLHMTKTDPYLDNPTHV; encoded by the coding sequence ATGGCcgggctgctgccgctgccgctgcggGTCCTGCTGGCGATGTTAGTGGCGGCATCCCCGGGCGCCCGGGCGCTGGAGCTGCTGGGCGGCGCGGGCGTCGGGGCGTACGACGCGTCGGAGCGGCTGGGCGGCGGTCGCGGCTCGGGGCGCTGCCAGGCCATCGAGATCCCGATGTGCCAGGGGATCGGCTACAACCTGACGCGCATGCCGAACCTGCTGGGGCACGAGCACCAGGGCGAGGCGGCGCTCAAGCTGCACGAGTTCGCGCCGCTGGTGGCTTACGGCTGCCACGGCCACCTGCTCTTCTTCCTGTGCTCGCTCTACGCGCCCATGTGCACCGACCAGGTGTCCAGCAGCATCCCGGCCTGCCGGCCCATGTGCGAGCAGGCGCGCCAGCGCTGCGCGCCCATCATGGCGCACTTCCACTTCGGCTGGCCCGAGGCGCTCGACTGCGCCCGCCTGCCCACCAAGCACGACCCGCACGCCCTGTGCATGGAGGCGCCCGAGAACGCCACCGCCGAGCCCCAGCGCGGAGCCGGCATGCTCCCGGTGGCCCCTCGCCCGGCCCGGCCCGCCGTCGAGGGCAGGCCCCCTCCGGCAGGCAGCCCGCCCGGCTCGGCTCCGGGAGGCCCGTGCGCCAACGGCGACAAGTTCCAGTTCGTGGCCAAGAGCGCGTCGTGCGCCCCGCGCTGCTCCCCGGGAGTGGACGTGTACTGGGCGCGTCGCGACAAGGACTTCGCCTTCATCTGGATGGCCGTGTGGGCCACGCTCTGCTTCGCCTCCACTGCCTTCACAGTGCTGACTTTCCTGCTGGAGCCCCAGCGCTTCCAGTACCCGGAGCGGCCCATCATCTTCCTCTCCATGTGCTACAACGTCTACTCGGTGGCCTTCCTCATCCGCTCAGTGGCGGGCGCAGAGGCCATTGCATGCGACCGTGAGGACGGGCAGCTCTACGTCATCCAGGAGGGCCTGGAGAGCACTGGCTGCACCCTGGTCTTCCTCCTACTCTATTACTTCGGCATGGCCTCTTCCCTCTGGTGGGTGGTGCTCACCTTGACCTGGTTCCTGGCGGCGGGGAAGAAGTGGGGCCACGAGGCCATTGAGGCACACAGCAGCTACTTCCACCTGGCCGCCTGGGGGGTCCCCGCCATGAAGACCATCGTCATCCTCACCATGCGCAAGGTGGCCGGTGACGAGCTGACGGGCCTCTGCTACGTGGCCAGCCTGGATGTGGCCGCCCTGACGGGCTTTGTCCTCATCCCGCTGTCCTGTTACCTGGTCGTGGGCACCTCCTTCATCCTGACGGGCTTCGTCGCCCTCTTCCACATCCGCAAGATCATGAAGACGGGAGGCACCAACACGGAGAAGCTGGAGAAGCTGATGGTCAAGATTGGTGTCTTCTCCATCCTCTACACCGTCCCGGCCACCTGCGTCATCGTCTGCTACTTCTACGAGCGCCTCAACGTGGAGTATTGGACTCTCCGGGCCTTGGAGCACGGGTGCCTGCCTTTCCCCGGGCGCCGCAGCCTAGACTGCACCCTGGAGGCCTCCGTGCCCACTGTGGCCATCTTCATGCTCAAGATCTTCATGTCCCTGGTGGTGGGCATCACCAGTGGGGTCTGGGTGTGGAGCTCCAAGACCCTGCAGACCTGGCAGAACCTCTGCAACCGGAAACTGGGGGGCAGGACTAGAGGGAAGCCCTGCAGCGGGGTGACTTGCACAGGCACCCACTGCCACTACAAGGTGCCTGCTGTGGTGCTGCACATGACCAAGACAGACCCTTACCTGGACAACCCTACGCATGTCTGA